In Phyllobacterium zundukense, one DNA window encodes the following:
- the ggt gene encoding gamma-glutamyltransferase — MDYRSTKAGVFAVALSFGFVPVATVFAASPDPVKAEHGMVVTAQHLASQIGVDVLKGGGNAVDAAVAVGYALAVVYPTAGNIGGGGFMTIRLKDGKTTFLDFRERAPLASTKTMYLDDKGNMVKGLSTDGYLAVGVPGSVLGFETARTKYGTKSREELMGPAIRFARDGFVLDQGDVASLQNGAKKLAKDKTAAEIFLKPDGKTYAIGETLVQSDLAATLSGISEKGPDAFYRGATADAIVKASASTGGILAKADFEQYSVRELEPVKCNYRGYDIVSSPPPSSGGVIICEILNVLEGYPLGYLGYGSAETVHAMVEAMRHAYVDRNVSLGDPDFVDNPVEKLLDKQYAKEIREKISPFKAGVSQELMPKGFGESKETTHYSIVDDEGNAVAVTYTLNGSFGAGVVAPGTGILLNNEMDDFTAKPGAANLYGLVQGEANAIQPKKTPLSSMSPTIISKDGKPFMVIGSPGGARIITITLEAIINVIDHGMNIQEAIDAPRIHHQWLPDKVYMEPYALSSDTRKILTEMGHDVEIDKSWTIWGQAAGILVGGESLADIEKGGGARYNGAMDSRSGSGEALGY; from the coding sequence ATGGACTATCGCTCTACGAAAGCTGGCGTCTTTGCTGTCGCACTGAGCTTTGGCTTTGTACCGGTCGCCACCGTGTTCGCGGCTTCCCCCGATCCGGTAAAAGCCGAGCATGGAATGGTCGTTACGGCGCAACATTTGGCGTCGCAAATTGGGGTGGATGTGCTCAAAGGTGGTGGCAATGCAGTGGATGCTGCTGTTGCTGTCGGCTATGCGCTGGCTGTCGTCTATCCGACGGCGGGTAACATCGGCGGCGGGGGCTTCATGACCATCCGTCTCAAGGACGGCAAGACGACCTTTCTCGACTTCCGCGAACGCGCTCCGCTTGCCTCGACCAAGACCATGTATCTCGACGACAAGGGCAACATGGTCAAGGGCCTGAGCACCGATGGTTATCTCGCTGTGGGCGTGCCTGGCTCCGTCCTCGGCTTTGAGACCGCCCGGACCAAATATGGCACCAAATCGCGCGAAGAACTGATGGGCCCGGCGATCCGGTTCGCCCGTGACGGCTTTGTGCTCGATCAGGGTGATGTTGCGTCGCTGCAAAATGGCGCCAAGAAACTTGCCAAGGACAAGACTGCCGCCGAAATCTTCCTGAAGCCGGATGGCAAGACTTATGCGATCGGCGAAACACTGGTTCAGTCTGATCTCGCCGCAACGCTTTCGGGCATTTCGGAGAAGGGACCGGATGCTTTTTACAGAGGTGCAACAGCGGATGCCATCGTGAAAGCCAGCGCGTCGACCGGCGGCATTTTGGCAAAGGCCGATTTCGAACAATATTCCGTGCGGGAACTTGAGCCGGTCAAATGCAACTATCGCGGTTATGACATTGTCTCATCGCCTCCACCGAGTTCTGGTGGCGTCATTATCTGTGAGATCCTGAATGTTCTCGAAGGTTATCCGCTCGGCTACCTGGGATACGGTTCAGCAGAGACCGTGCACGCTATGGTAGAGGCCATGCGGCATGCCTACGTCGATCGGAACGTCTCTCTTGGAGATCCGGATTTCGTCGACAATCCCGTCGAGAAGCTGCTCGACAAGCAGTACGCCAAGGAAATCCGCGAGAAGATCAGTCCATTCAAGGCCGGCGTTTCACAAGAACTCATGCCGAAGGGGTTTGGCGAAAGTAAAGAGACCACGCATTATTCCATTGTTGATGACGAAGGAAACGCAGTGGCTGTAACGTATACGCTCAACGGCTCCTTCGGCGCGGGTGTCGTTGCTCCTGGAACAGGTATATTACTCAATAATGAGATGGACGATTTCACGGCCAAGCCTGGTGCGGCCAATCTCTATGGGCTGGTGCAAGGAGAAGCCAATGCTATCCAGCCGAAGAAGACACCCCTGTCCTCGATGAGCCCAACCATTATCTCGAAAGACGGCAAGCCTTTCATGGTCATTGGCAGCCCGGGCGGGGCGCGCATTATCACGATCACGCTAGAAGCGATCATCAACGTCATCGACCATGGCATGAACATCCAGGAAGCAATCGACGCGCCGCGCATCCATCACCAATGGCTGCCGGACAAGGTCTATATGGAGCCCTATGCCCTCTCATCTGACACACGCAAAATCCTCACCGAGATGGGCCACGATGTCGAGATAGACAAGAGCTGGACGATCTGGGGACAGGCAGCCGGTATTCTTGTCGGCGGTGAAAGCTTAGCCGACATTGAGAAGGGCGGCGGCGCTCGCTACAACGGCGCAATGGACAGCCGGTCAGGGTCTGGAGAGGCGTTGGGTTATTGA
- a CDS encoding extracellular solute-binding protein — translation MKTLGVKLSMAVAALAVGLGATPALAEKVKFEFWYGLSGDLGERVQDACKKFNESQADYEIVCTSQNGYPETVQNAIAAYRAKKHPAIVQVFDGGTLDLMLSGAFVPAKKLMEDNGYKIDWANYFGGIANYYATSKGELYSFPFNSSTAMFYYNVDAFTKAGIEGAPQTWEDVEAAARKLKAAGYACPFGFSFDTWATVEQFSAIHNQPIATKNNGYDGLDTELVINKTKLVDHLTFFKKMTDEGLFVVKTKQLGMDVVPAFTSETCQMIQSSIADHGTVGKTIKPGTKWDVTMLPVWKGTERQNSLVGGASLWVLNNRPEAEYKGAAAFLNFIAQPDMVEWWSTVTGYIPVTKTGFDAMKANGFYDKPAYKGRDKAIASLTFTPTSANTRGIRLGGFPQIRKEISDAMEGIFFGKLTVQAGLDQAVERGNAILRRFEKTYAGRALN, via the coding sequence ATGAAAACACTTGGTGTCAAATTGAGCATGGCTGTAGCTGCCTTGGCCGTTGGTCTTGGCGCGACGCCGGCGCTTGCGGAAAAGGTCAAGTTCGAGTTCTGGTACGGGCTGAGCGGCGATCTCGGCGAGCGTGTTCAGGACGCGTGCAAGAAATTCAACGAGTCCCAGGCGGACTACGAAATCGTCTGCACCAGCCAGAATGGCTATCCCGAAACTGTGCAAAACGCGATCGCGGCCTATCGCGCCAAGAAGCATCCGGCCATCGTCCAGGTTTTCGACGGCGGCACGCTCGACCTGATGCTGTCAGGCGCTTTCGTTCCGGCGAAGAAACTTATGGAAGACAACGGTTACAAGATCGATTGGGCCAATTATTTCGGCGGCATCGCCAACTACTATGCGACGTCCAAAGGTGAGCTCTACTCGTTCCCGTTCAACTCATCGACAGCCATGTTCTACTACAATGTCGATGCCTTCACCAAGGCCGGCATTGAAGGCGCTCCGCAAACCTGGGAAGACGTGGAGGCCGCTGCACGTAAATTGAAGGCCGCCGGTTATGCCTGCCCGTTCGGATTCAGCTTCGACACCTGGGCGACGGTCGAACAGTTCTCAGCCATTCACAACCAGCCGATCGCTACCAAGAACAATGGCTATGACGGCCTCGATACGGAACTTGTGATCAACAAGACCAAACTTGTCGATCACCTGACCTTCTTCAAGAAGATGACCGATGAAGGCCTGTTTGTTGTGAAGACCAAGCAGCTCGGCATGGATGTTGTGCCGGCATTCACCTCCGAGACCTGCCAGATGATCCAGTCGTCGATTGCCGATCATGGCACCGTCGGCAAGACTATCAAGCCTGGTACCAAGTGGGATGTCACCATGCTCCCCGTCTGGAAAGGTACCGAGCGTCAGAATTCACTCGTCGGCGGTGCATCACTCTGGGTCCTGAACAACCGTCCGGAAGCGGAATATAAAGGCGCAGCCGCCTTCCTCAACTTCATTGCCCAGCCGGATATGGTTGAGTGGTGGTCGACTGTCACCGGATACATTCCGGTCACGAAGACCGGTTTCGACGCCATGAAGGCCAACGGTTTTTACGACAAGCCAGCCTATAAAGGTCGCGACAAGGCCATTGCCAGTCTGACATTCACCCCGACATCGGCCAATACTCGCGGCATTCGCCTTGGCGGCTTCCCTCAAATCCGCAAGGAAATCTCGGATGCTATGGAAGGCATTTTCTTCGGCAAGTTGACGGTGCAGGCGGGCCTCGATCAGGCTGTTGAACGTGGCAACGCCATCTTACGCCGCTTCGAAAAGACCTATGCCGGCCGTGCATTGAACTAA
- a CDS encoding carbohydrate ABC transporter permease produces MNKRTVFKSWWLPIAFALPQLLLIFFFFYWPATSVLTWAFSLEPAFGGVGERLFVGWDNFREVFADTEYWRSVSLSLFFAFSATALSMFIAFVLAICVDRQLKGSGLFRFFYIWPYAIAAPAVGLAFRFIFAPESGLIAVVNTWSPDLWNPAKFGSHAMILVIVCFAWKWIGYNFIFMTAGLQSIPRSLVEASAMDGSGPVRRAFDLQIPLLAPTLFFLLVLNLTESFVGPDTYGIVDLTTEGGPNKSTDVMVYRIVSEAFRGLNYSGAAAQSLVLIALIMLFTFIQFRYVERRVHYK; encoded by the coding sequence ATGAACAAGCGCACTGTTTTCAAAAGCTGGTGGTTGCCGATCGCGTTTGCGCTGCCGCAATTGCTGCTGATTTTCTTTTTCTTCTATTGGCCGGCAACGTCGGTTCTGACCTGGGCTTTTTCGCTGGAGCCGGCATTTGGCGGGGTGGGCGAGAGACTGTTCGTCGGCTGGGATAATTTTCGGGAAGTTTTTGCAGATACGGAATATTGGCGGTCGGTTTCGCTTAGCCTTTTCTTCGCCTTCAGCGCCACCGCGCTTTCCATGTTCATCGCCTTCGTGCTTGCGATTTGCGTCGATCGCCAGCTCAAGGGATCGGGCCTGTTCCGATTCTTCTATATCTGGCCCTATGCCATCGCCGCCCCGGCGGTTGGCCTTGCCTTCCGCTTCATCTTCGCGCCTGAGAGTGGCCTGATTGCCGTCGTCAATACCTGGTCGCCGGATCTGTGGAATCCGGCGAAGTTCGGCAGCCACGCCATGATCCTCGTCATCGTGTGTTTTGCCTGGAAATGGATCGGCTACAATTTCATCTTCATGACGGCAGGTCTCCAGTCGATCCCGCGCAGCCTGGTTGAAGCTTCGGCGATGGACGGATCCGGCCCGGTACGCCGGGCATTCGATCTGCAAATCCCGCTGCTTGCGCCAACCCTGTTCTTCCTGCTGGTCCTCAATCTGACCGAGAGCTTCGTCGGTCCCGACACCTATGGCATCGTCGACCTGACGACCGAAGGCGGGCCGAACAAATCAACCGATGTCATGGTCTACCGCATTGTCAGCGAGGCATTCCGCGGCCTGAATTATTCGGGCGCGGCCGCGCAGAGCCTCGTTCTCATCGCCCTGATCATGCTCTTCACCTTCATCCAGTTCCGCTACGTCGAGCGGCGCGTGCACTATAAATAG
- a CDS encoding ABC transporter permease subunit yields the protein MIERTPILNAVTYFIMFLGLLLILGPFWMIFAASTQSLAQVNTVPFNFVPGADFLHNLQAAWQRANLGPALFNSLVTSLLVMSGKVIVAALSAFAIVYFRSPLRHVFFWMVFLTLMLPLEVRVIPTYNIAADVFAPVRWLIQTLTGIELSLQWNLLNSYSGLVLPLIATATGTFLYRQFYMTLPDELAEAAKMDGARPLRFFIDILLPLSRTNMLALATIMFVYAWNQYLWPKLMTTEADYQTAMVAMRTLVPNVNSLPEWNISMAGALIIMLPPLIVVAVLQRWFVRGLVSTEK from the coding sequence ATGATCGAACGCACCCCCATTCTCAACGCCGTCACCTATTTCATCATGTTTCTCGGCCTGCTGCTTATCCTAGGCCCGTTCTGGATGATATTCGCGGCTTCGACGCAATCCTTGGCACAGGTCAATACCGTCCCCTTCAATTTCGTGCCGGGAGCGGATTTTCTGCATAACCTGCAAGCCGCATGGCAACGGGCCAATCTTGGCCCGGCCCTCTTCAACAGCCTTGTCACGTCGTTGCTGGTCATGTCGGGCAAGGTGATCGTTGCGGCGCTCAGCGCCTTCGCCATCGTCTATTTTCGCAGCCCGCTACGCCATGTCTTCTTCTGGATGGTGTTCCTCACCCTGATGCTGCCGCTCGAGGTGCGTGTGATCCCGACCTATAATATCGCCGCCGATGTTTTCGCGCCGGTGCGCTGGCTCATCCAGACCTTGACCGGAATCGAACTGTCGTTGCAGTGGAACCTTTTGAATTCCTATTCCGGTCTAGTCCTGCCGCTTATCGCGACAGCAACCGGTACGTTCCTGTACAGGCAGTTCTACATGACGCTACCGGATGAACTGGCAGAGGCGGCAAAGATGGATGGGGCGCGCCCCTTGCGCTTTTTTATCGATATCCTGCTGCCGCTGTCGCGCACCAACATGCTGGCGCTGGCCACGATCATGTTCGTTTATGCGTGGAACCAATATCTCTGGCCAAAGCTGATGACAACAGAAGCCGACTACCAGACAGCGATGGTCGCGATGCGCACGCTCGTTCCGAATGTCAATAGCCTGCCGGAATGGAATATCTCCATGGCCGGTGCACTCATCATCATGCTGCCGCCCCTGATCGTTGTCGCTGTTCTGCAGCGCTGGTTCGTCCGTGGTCTGGTCTCGACAGAGAAATAA
- a CDS encoding sn-glycerol-3-phosphate import ATP-binding protein UgpC, protein MAEINIRNVRKSYGRTQILHGVDLDFKSGEFVVILGPSGCGKSTLLRMIAGLEEISAGEISIDGTVVNDLEPRDRGCSMVFQNYALYPHMNVAANIGYALKVAGVPRAERDRRIAETARIVGLEELLDRKPAQLSGGQRQRVAMGRAIIREPKVFLFDEPLSNLDAKLRVQMRVEIRRLHKRLSATSVFVTHDQVEAMTLADKLIVMNKGHVEQVGTPLEIYHRPRTRFVGTFIGSPAMNFFDSTIAPSGNFVLLDGIQMAIDLALGRDNANSAVSVGIRPEHCRLVKAGTANSVPATVDFVEELGSGRNVHVDIDGTIFAVGGDEAQFFDTGATVGLQLPSEHIHLFSRDTGLRLDDAPALKHNSNQSTVAA, encoded by the coding sequence ATGGCCGAAATCAACATCCGGAACGTCCGCAAGTCTTATGGCCGCACACAGATCCTCCATGGTGTCGATCTCGACTTCAAGTCTGGCGAATTCGTCGTGATCCTTGGCCCGTCCGGCTGCGGCAAGTCCACGCTGCTGCGCATGATTGCCGGGCTCGAGGAGATTTCTGCAGGCGAGATTTCGATTGACGGCACGGTCGTAAATGACCTCGAACCCCGCGATCGCGGCTGTTCGATGGTATTTCAAAACTACGCGCTCTATCCGCATATGAACGTGGCCGCCAATATCGGCTATGCGCTGAAGGTTGCCGGTGTTCCGCGTGCCGAGCGGGATCGCCGCATTGCTGAAACCGCCCGGATCGTCGGGCTCGAAGAACTACTGGACCGTAAGCCGGCACAGCTTTCCGGTGGTCAACGGCAGCGTGTGGCCATGGGGAGGGCAATCATCCGCGAACCGAAGGTTTTTCTGTTCGACGAGCCCCTTTCCAATCTCGACGCCAAGCTGCGGGTGCAGATGCGGGTAGAAATCCGCCGCCTGCACAAGCGACTTTCAGCAACGTCGGTATTCGTGACTCACGATCAGGTCGAGGCGATGACACTTGCCGACAAGCTGATCGTTATGAACAAGGGCCATGTCGAACAAGTGGGCACGCCGCTGGAGATTTATCACCGGCCACGAACGCGTTTTGTCGGGACATTCATCGGTTCGCCAGCCATGAACTTCTTTGACAGCACCATAGCGCCAAGCGGCAACTTTGTTTTGCTCGACGGCATCCAAATGGCGATTGACCTGGCACTTGGCCGCGACAATGCAAATAGCGCCGTATCCGTCGGAATTCGTCCGGAGCATTGCCGTTTGGTAAAGGCAGGAACGGCAAACAGTGTGCCTGCGACCGTCGATTTTGTGGAAGAGCTTGGCTCCGGGCGCAATGTGCACGTCGACATCGATGGAACGATCTTTGCTGTCGGTGGCGATGAGGCTCAGTTCTTCGACACTGGTGCGACGGTCGGCCTGCAATTGCCATCG